The following are from one region of the Anaeropeptidivorans aminofermentans genome:
- a CDS encoding phosphoenolpyruvate carboxykinase (GTP) — MTNNKEVLKWINEITELTKPSEIIWIDGSEEQKKEIYRKALESGDLMELNQEKLPGCYLHRSNPKDTARVEDRTFICLPTKEDVGPTNNWFEPEEAKSRMNKLFNGVYSGRTMYIIPFIMGHPNSEFGKIGFEITDSLYVVASMMIMTRVGKVATDMLKDSIDFVKGLHSVGTLDEKEKYILHFPEEKSIISVNSGYGGNALLGKKCLSLRIASYLAQKENWLAEHMLILGIQAPNGDTKYVAAAFPSACGKTNLAMINPPKEFEGYKTFTIGDDIAWLRIGEDGRLWAVNPEAGFFGVAPGTSHKSNYNMMETISKNTIYTNVLQTEDNTVWWEGMTDTPPEKGTDWKGQPWTPESGEKGAHPNSRFTAPAKQCPCVSPEFDNPNGVPISAIIFGGRRSKGVPLVYEAMNWEHGVFTGASLCSETTAAAEGNMGRLRHDPMAMLPFCGYNMGDYFAHWLKMGDLVENPPKIFHVNWFGKDDDGNFLWPGFSDNFRILDWIMKRCENKAEYTETALGYMPYAKDINIEGTGLDEETFDKCLALDKEALLQSADSYDEFFKDFDRLPQKIKEQISNYRKRVENM, encoded by the coding sequence GTGACGAATAATAAGGAAGTTCTGAAGTGGATAAATGAGATTACAGAGCTTACGAAACCTTCGGAGATTATATGGATAGACGGTTCCGAAGAGCAGAAAAAGGAGATTTATAGGAAGGCCCTTGAATCGGGGGACTTAATGGAGCTGAATCAGGAAAAGCTCCCCGGCTGCTATCTTCACCGTTCCAATCCGAAGGATACTGCAAGGGTAGAAGACAGGACCTTTATCTGCCTTCCGACAAAGGAAGATGTAGGCCCTACCAATAACTGGTTTGAGCCTGAAGAGGCAAAAAGCAGAATGAATAAACTTTTTAACGGCGTTTACAGCGGAAGAACAATGTACATAATACCTTTTATAATGGGTCACCCCAATTCGGAATTCGGCAAAATTGGATTTGAAATTACAGATAGCCTTTATGTTGTTGCAAGTATGATGATAATGACAAGGGTTGGAAAAGTTGCTACGGATATGCTCAAAGACAGCATAGATTTTGTTAAAGGTCTTCACAGCGTAGGAACCCTTGACGAAAAAGAAAAGTATATTCTTCACTTCCCCGAAGAGAAATCCATTATCAGCGTGAATTCCGGCTACGGCGGAAATGCTCTTTTAGGTAAAAAATGCCTTTCTCTTCGTATAGCAAGCTATCTTGCCCAAAAGGAAAACTGGCTTGCGGAGCATATGCTGATTTTAGGCATACAGGCTCCTAACGGAGATACGAAATACGTTGCCGCTGCATTCCCCAGTGCCTGCGGAAAGACAAATCTTGCCATGATAAATCCGCCTAAGGAATTTGAAGGCTATAAGACATTTACCATAGGCGACGATATTGCATGGCTTCGCATAGGAGAAGACGGAAGGCTTTGGGCGGTAAATCCAGAGGCAGGCTTTTTCGGCGTTGCCCCAGGCACAAGCCATAAATCCAATTACAATATGATGGAGACTATCAGCAAAAACACCATATATACAAACGTTCTTCAAACAGAGGACAATACAGTTTGGTGGGAAGGCATGACAGATACACCGCCTGAAAAGGGAACAGACTGGAAGGGCCAGCCTTGGACTCCTGAATCAGGCGAAAAGGGCGCGCACCCCAATTCAAGGTTTACAGCCCCCGCAAAGCAATGCCCTTGTGTTTCTCCGGAATTTGACAATCCAAACGGTGTTCCTATTTCAGCTATTATATTCGGTGGAAGGCGCTCTAAGGGCGTTCCTCTTGTATATGAGGCCATGAACTGGGAGCATGGTGTATTTACCGGAGCGTCTCTCTGCTCTGAAACTACTGCCGCCGCCGAAGGCAATATGGGAAGGCTTAGACATGACCCTATGGCAATGCTTCCCTTCTGCGGATATAATATGGGCGACTATTTTGCCCACTGGCTTAAAATGGGAGACCTTGTAGAAAATCCCCCTAAGATTTTCCATGTAAATTGGTTTGGAAAAGACGATGACGGCAATTTCTTATGGCCCGGTTTCAGCGATAATTTCAGGATTCTTGATTGGATTATGAAACGCTGTGAAAACAAAGCTGAATACACAGAAACGGCTTTAGGCTATATGCCTTACGCCAAAGACATCAATATAGAAGGAACAGGCCTTGACGAAGAAACCTTCGACAAATGCCTTGCCCTTGACAAAGAAGCTCTTTTACAAAGCGCCGACAGCTATGATGAATTCTTCAAAGATTTTGACAGGCTTCCTCAAAAAATAAAAGAGCAGATTTCAAACTACAGAAAAAGAGTTGAGAATATGTAA
- a CDS encoding methyl-accepting chemotaxis protein: protein MRYFNNTKIHKKLTLGFGSLIIALILISAVGIYSLVNLSTKYNRLVNALDSNLVQTMEGATDFANARRYMVYVIKASNTAEVEENYKEFVSYANSASDKIDAALGSLSEKGNLETADEKSASYHLLRFNDLIQNNYLPTAENLYNSFLSGERDLESQRQELISIAEESYITLNTYIDIIKSQVHTEIKDIEQQNTLTEALIVITSAVSIILCTIFAVLTTKSITGPIRTLSEGARKVVSGDFSTPINSNNKDELGGLSRDITSLIEVFQTLLSEINNTSIRLTEGDIYARIDQNKFEGSYADVAENINKTYDELSGEILEILNSIREYADGNFEKNIKRFKGESQFIHETIDEVQLNLKSINNDLQSIIENTIKGEFSYRADESKYKGDWQNIAHGLNKLMDAVNEPVSEVASVLEDVARADFSTSVKGDYTGVFNTVKQAVNKTILSTSEYIRDISEKLTSIANKNLDIYIDKEYIGEFQMVKDNLNKIITNFNKLFAEFNSSAEQVADGANQVSNSSLNLANSTNLQARAVESLNHTVNTVAVKVTENAENAKQANILTEKAQQSGTESQKEMSDMLQVMKDIELASNNISKIIKVIEDISFQTNLLALNASVEAARAGVHGNGFAVVAEEVGTLAGRSKEAALETAELIEKTISIVSKGTRTAETTALSLNTIVDEVSKVSKLINNVSEASKEQENSINNIKAATEQISSVTQQNSATSEEAASSAEELSSQSEVFKNAIAAFNYRKDV from the coding sequence ATGAGGTACTTTAACAACACAAAGATTCACAAAAAATTGACCCTTGGCTTTGGAAGCCTAATTATTGCGCTGATCTTAATATCAGCTGTCGGTATATACTCTCTGGTTAATTTGTCAACCAAGTATAACCGCCTGGTAAATGCCCTTGACAGCAATTTAGTACAGACCATGGAAGGGGCCACAGATTTCGCCAATGCAAGACGATATATGGTATATGTAATAAAAGCCAGCAATACTGCAGAGGTTGAAGAAAATTATAAAGAGTTTGTTTCTTATGCAAATAGCGCTTCTGACAAAATAGACGCTGCTCTCGGCTCTCTTTCAGAAAAAGGAAACCTTGAAACCGCCGATGAAAAAAGCGCCAGCTACCACCTATTAAGATTTAACGACCTTATACAAAATAACTATCTTCCCACTGCGGAAAATTTATACAATAGCTTCCTTTCCGGTGAAAGAGACCTGGAGAGCCAAAGGCAGGAGCTTATATCCATTGCCGAAGAAAGCTACATCACTTTAAATACATACATCGATATTATTAAATCTCAGGTTCATACTGAAATCAAAGATATTGAGCAGCAAAATACATTGACTGAAGCATTAATCGTCATAACCTCTGCCGTATCTATTATCTTATGCACCATATTTGCCGTTTTGACGACAAAATCTATTACAGGCCCTATACGCACTTTATCTGAAGGTGCCCGTAAGGTAGTTTCGGGAGACTTCTCCACCCCTATAAACAGCAATAACAAAGATGAGCTTGGCGGCCTTTCAAGAGATATAACATCGCTTATAGAAGTATTTCAAACCCTTTTAAGCGAAATAAACAACACCTCTATCCGTCTTACGGAAGGGGATATTTACGCCCGTATTGACCAGAACAAATTTGAAGGAAGCTATGCAGATGTTGCTGAAAACATCAATAAAACCTATGATGAGCTTTCAGGGGAAATTCTTGAAATACTGAATTCTATAAGAGAATATGCCGATGGCAATTTTGAAAAGAATATAAAGCGCTTTAAAGGCGAAAGCCAGTTCATTCACGAAACCATAGATGAAGTTCAGCTTAACCTTAAATCCATTAATAATGATCTTCAAAGCATTATAGAAAATACTATTAAAGGAGAATTCAGCTACCGTGCAGACGAAAGCAAATATAAAGGAGACTGGCAAAATATCGCCCACGGCCTTAATAAGCTTATGGACGCTGTAAACGAGCCTGTTTCAGAAGTCGCTTCCGTTCTTGAAGACGTAGCAAGAGCCGATTTTTCCACAAGTGTGAAAGGCGATTATACCGGTGTATTTAATACCGTTAAGCAGGCTGTTAATAAAACCATATTATCCACTTCCGAATACATCCGCGATATCAGCGAAAAGCTTACCTCCATAGCTAATAAAAATCTTGATATTTATATCGATAAGGAATATATTGGAGAATTCCAAATGGTTAAAGACAACCTTAATAAAATAATAACGAATTTCAACAAGCTCTTTGCAGAATTTAACTCTTCAGCGGAACAGGTTGCAGATGGGGCAAATCAGGTTTCAAACTCCAGCCTGAACCTTGCAAACAGTACAAATCTCCAGGCAAGAGCTGTTGAAAGCCTGAACCATACGGTTAACACCGTAGCCGTAAAGGTTACTGAAAACGCTGAAAACGCAAAGCAGGCAAACATTCTCACAGAAAAGGCACAGCAAAGCGGCACAGAAAGCCAAAAGGAAATGTCCGATATGCTTCAGGTAATGAAGGATATCGAACTGGCCTCAAACAATATATCAAAAATCATCAAAGTAATAGAGGATATATCCTTCCAGACAAATCTCCTTGCCTTGAACGCCTCCGTTGAAGCCGCAAGAGCCGGAGTACACGGAAACGGCTTTGCCGTGGTAGCAGAAGAGGTTGGAACCCTTGCGGGAAGAAGCAAAGAAGCTGCCCTTGAAACCGCCGAGCTTATAGAAAAAACCATATCTATCGTTTCCAAAGGAACAAGAACGGCAGAAACCACTGCTCTTTCCCTTAATACTATAGTAGATGAAGTATCTAAGGTTTCTAAGCTCATCAATAATGTTTCAGAGGCTTCCAAAGAGCAGGAAAACTCCATCAATAATATCAAGGCCGCAACAGAGCAAATATCAAGCGTAACCCAGCAGAATTCTGCAACCTCAGAAGAAGCAGCTTCTTCAGCAGAAGAGCTTTCCAGCCAATCAGAGGTATTTAAAAACGCAATTGCCGCATTTAACTATAGAAAAGACGTGTAA
- a CDS encoding histidine kinase N-terminal 7TM domain-containing diguanylate cyclase produces MNILVWFMLISTAVTVLLLIYAVATNNSERSLFLVFGSICIFLYSFGYLLEIISPTLEAAFMGIRIQKLGSPFIVLLNYLFLRDVYGEKRLSPLKYCLLFALPVFNLFTAQAFPFTHLHYTHIEYFWNGLIANCQGSLGPVGKLAIAYHFVLVFLSIHRILKHLTGESGLRKCQSFCLLASILIPLLVNIYHTLSYSYLRIDLNPFAIAIGQALLLYSVRMQNLLNVVPLARAQVIESMADAFIVCSRDYSFLDANQAAKELFPELNTLFPGEPMEQVKRFEKEGEMRLQIDGEIRFYKITRTYILQNNRNSAICIVFHDITDKENQLQKLYGKATYDPLMHIYNRATFFDLANFALNSDKSKNMPYALLMIDLDHFKLVNDTYGHSCGDIVLETIAIIVKGHFRKSDIVGRYGGEEIVVLLDNISVNQMHMTVEKLRTNIENTVIPYQENELKVTVSIGMTYAPAGSMHSLDDMLLQADLALYRAKNSGRNRAFIYKEHSI; encoded by the coding sequence TTGAATATATTGGTTTGGTTTATGCTTATCTCAACGGCGGTTACCGTTCTTCTTCTGATATACGCAGTTGCGACGAACAATTCCGAACGGTCCCTTTTTTTGGTCTTCGGCTCCATCTGTATTTTTTTATACAGCTTCGGATATCTGCTGGAAATTATTTCCCCAACGCTGGAAGCCGCCTTTATGGGGATTCGAATACAAAAACTGGGGTCACCCTTTATTGTGCTTCTGAATTATCTATTTTTACGAGATGTTTATGGAGAAAAACGGTTAAGCCCTCTTAAATATTGCCTGCTCTTTGCGCTGCCGGTTTTTAATCTGTTTACGGCTCAGGCCTTTCCGTTTACACACCTGCATTACACTCATATTGAATATTTTTGGAACGGCTTGATTGCCAATTGCCAGGGGTCACTGGGCCCTGTCGGGAAGCTTGCTATCGCATATCATTTTGTGCTCGTATTTCTAAGCATACACCGTATTCTAAAACATCTTACGGGAGAAAGCGGGCTGCGAAAATGTCAAAGCTTTTGCCTGTTGGCGTCGATTTTAATCCCGCTATTGGTTAACATTTATCATACTCTTTCCTACAGCTATTTGCGAATTGATTTGAACCCCTTTGCTATTGCAATCGGGCAGGCGCTGCTTCTGTATTCTGTCCGTATGCAGAACCTTCTTAATGTAGTGCCCTTGGCACGGGCGCAGGTAATTGAATCTATGGCGGATGCCTTTATTGTCTGCAGCAGAGATTACAGTTTTTTGGATGCAAACCAAGCTGCCAAGGAGCTATTCCCTGAGCTTAATACCTTGTTTCCCGGTGAACCTATGGAGCAGGTTAAACGGTTTGAAAAAGAGGGCGAAATGCGCCTTCAAATCGATGGGGAAATACGGTTTTATAAAATAACCCGGACCTATATTTTACAAAACAACAGAAACAGTGCCATCTGCATTGTTTTCCACGACATTACCGATAAAGAAAATCAGCTTCAGAAACTATACGGTAAAGCAACTTACGACCCCTTAATGCATATATACAATAGGGCTACCTTTTTTGACCTTGCCAATTTCGCTTTAAATTCCGATAAGTCTAAAAATATGCCTTACGCTTTGCTTATGATTGACCTTGACCATTTTAAATTAGTAAACGATACTTACGGTCATTCCTGCGGTGATATTGTGCTGGAAACCATAGCCATAATCGTAAAGGGCCACTTCCGAAAAAGCGACATTGTAGGCCGTTACGGCGGTGAAGAAATTGTAGTTCTCCTTGATAATATCTCTGTAAACCAAATGCATATGACAGTTGAAAAGCTCCGTACAAACATTGAAAACACAGTTATCCCTTATCAGGAAAACGAATTAAAAGTCACCGTAAGCATTGGCATGACTTATGCTCCTGCCGGCAGTATGCATTCTCTCGACGATATGCTTCTTCAGGCAGATTTGGCACTATATAGAGCTAAAAACAGCGGCCGCAATAGGGCTTTTATCTATAAAGAGCATTCTATTTAA
- a CDS encoding GNAT family N-acetyltransferase produces the protein MIYENTPTIETKRLILRKFTEDDIPNLLEIMSDKEVNTFLPWFPLENLSEAKDFLEKNYLSYYEKASAYRYAICLKESNRPIGYVNLSGGESNDFGYGLRKEFWHKGIVTEAAKTVIEKIKNAGYLYITATHDVNNPRSGEVMKRLGMSYCYSYIENWQPKDIFVTFRMYQLNFNKNDEQIYMGYWNRYENHFV, from the coding sequence ATGATCTATGAAAATACACCAACCATAGAAACCAAAAGGCTTATCCTTCGAAAATTTACTGAAGATGATATACCGAACCTTTTAGAAATTATGAGCGATAAAGAAGTGAATACCTTTCTTCCATGGTTTCCGTTAGAAAACCTATCAGAAGCGAAAGACTTTTTAGAGAAAAATTATTTATCCTATTACGAAAAAGCCTCTGCTTACCGCTATGCAATTTGCCTGAAAGAAAGCAATCGCCCTATTGGGTATGTAAATTTAAGCGGCGGGGAAAGCAATGATTTCGGCTATGGATTACGGAAAGAATTTTGGCACAAAGGGATTGTAACTGAAGCCGCCAAAACCGTTATTGAAAAAATTAAAAATGCAGGCTACTTATATATTACGGCTACCCATGATGTAAATAATCCAAGAAGCGGAGAAGTTATGAAAAGGCTTGGCATGTCCTACTGTTATTCCTATATTGAAAATTGGCAGCCGAAGGATATTTTCGTAACCTTTAGAATGTACCAGCTTAACTTTAATAAAAATGATGAGCAGATTTATATGGGATATTGGAACCGCTATGAAAATCACTTTGTGTAA
- a CDS encoding serine hydroxymethyltransferase, with translation MFKNVEEIKELLHIHDEYREGCLNMIASENYASKVVRKLSDNDFVNRYGCYETLKPEKREYPGNKYINEFELKTQKLVGKIFEAKYVDLRPIGGHMAGMSVVLGLMEPGDTVIEVSLENWGHGLVGPMCQISHFNKTINVQYMPFKGHVIDVEGLKKQIKELKPKLIIFGGSGTIAPEPIREFRQLADEMGFIIAYDAAHVTGLIAGKVFPNPLNEGADIMFGSTHKSFPGPQGGFVVSNRLDLIEKVGNTLSPSLVTSHHLFRLPPLAASVLEMDKFGEEYAKQVVKNSKAFAYALVDLGFNVLGKDIGYSNTHLILLDLTKENIPEPSALLEKSGILCNYDFSGVSCELRIGTSELTRRGYKEEHMKEIALFFKRIIFDREAPEKIAEEIARYTKKHNKLEYCL, from the coding sequence ATGTTTAAAAATGTGGAAGAGATAAAGGAACTGCTTCATATACATGATGAATACAGAGAAGGCTGTCTGAATATGATAGCTTCCGAAAATTATGCCAGTAAAGTCGTAAGAAAACTTTCGGATAACGACTTTGTAAACAGATACGGCTGTTATGAAACATTAAAACCGGAAAAAAGGGAATATCCCGGAAATAAATATATCAATGAATTTGAATTAAAAACCCAGAAGCTTGTAGGTAAAATATTTGAGGCCAAATACGTTGACTTACGGCCTATAGGCGGCCATATGGCAGGGATGTCTGTAGTTTTAGGCCTTATGGAGCCGGGAGACACGGTAATAGAAGTAAGCCTTGAAAACTGGGGCCACGGCCTTGTAGGGCCCATGTGCCAGATAAGCCATTTTAATAAGACCATAAACGTACAGTATATGCCTTTTAAAGGACATGTAATCGATGTGGAAGGCCTTAAAAAACAGATAAAAGAGCTTAAGCCAAAGCTTATTATTTTCGGAGGCTCCGGAACCATAGCCCCCGAGCCTATAAGAGAATTCAGGCAGCTTGCCGATGAAATGGGCTTTATCATAGCTTACGACGCCGCTCATGTAACAGGGCTTATTGCAGGCAAGGTATTCCCCAATCCTTTAAATGAAGGTGCGGATATCATGTTCGGAAGCACCCATAAATCCTTTCCCGGTCCGCAAGGAGGATTCGTGGTATCAAACAGGCTTGATTTAATAGAAAAGGTCGGAAACACCCTTTCGCCTTCTTTAGTAACAAGCCATCATTTATTCAGGCTTCCGCCTCTTGCCGCATCTGTCCTTGAAATGGATAAATTCGGTGAAGAATATGCCAAGCAGGTGGTTAAAAATTCAAAGGCATTTGCTTATGCCCTTGTTGATTTGGGATTTAACGTATTGGGTAAAGACATCGGTTACAGCAATACCCATCTTATTTTACTGGATTTAACAAAGGAGAATATTCCTGAACCGTCGGCCCTTTTAGAAAAATCGGGCATATTATGCAATTATGATTTTTCCGGCGTTAGCTGTGAGCTTAGAATAGGAACATCGGAGCTTACAAGAAGAGGCTATAAAGAAGAACATATGAAAGAAATAGCCCTGTTCTTTAAGCGGATTATTTTTGACAGAGAGGCTCCGGAGAAAATAGCCGAAGAAATAGCCCGATATACAAAAAAACATAATAAACTTGAATATTGCCTGTAA
- a CDS encoding M20 metallopeptidase family protein, whose product MDIRKEIAEHKEELIALRRDFHQYPELGYKEFNTSKKIVEYLKNIGLEPSIVSKTGVTALIKGKGLSPCVILRVDMDALPQKEQTGLPYASVNEGVMHACGHDGHMAMLLIAAKILCRHKDMLKGSVKLVFQPNEEEAGALDMIHEGILENPEVHAAMGIHLWTPVESGKIGVSPGPVMAATEEFEMTIKGKGGHTSEPHRAVDTILAASALIQSLQTLQTRENNPLNPLTIMVGKINGGTGRNIISDKVEMGGTIRFHFPNEKTEKKELMDKFQRVIKGVCETYGTEYEIKFIPSNPTLMNDEKIIQTVRKAAMEVYGKEDAIVEYRCMAGEDFAEFSQRVPSAFYFVGTGNKEKKTDFPHHHPSFNIDEDSLALGVEMHIKSLLGYFDSVHL is encoded by the coding sequence TTGGATATAAGAAAAGAAATAGCAGAACATAAAGAAGAATTGATAGCCCTTAGACGTGATTTTCATCAATATCCCGAATTAGGCTATAAAGAATTCAATACCAGTAAAAAAATAGTTGAGTATTTGAAAAATATAGGCTTAGAGCCTTCTATCGTATCAAAAACAGGGGTTACCGCCCTGATAAAGGGGAAAGGCCTCAGCCCCTGCGTCATTCTAAGGGTAGATATGGATGCCCTTCCTCAAAAGGAGCAAACGGGCCTTCCCTATGCTTCCGTAAATGAAGGCGTAATGCATGCCTGCGGCCATGACGGTCATATGGCAATGCTTCTGATAGCGGCAAAAATACTTTGCCGTCATAAGGATATGCTTAAAGGCTCTGTAAAGCTTGTGTTTCAGCCCAACGAAGAAGAAGCCGGCGCCTTGGATATGATTCATGAAGGAATACTTGAAAATCCAGAGGTTCACGCAGCTATGGGAATCCATTTATGGACGCCTGTGGAAAGCGGGAAAATCGGTGTATCTCCGGGGCCTGTCATGGCAGCCACGGAAGAGTTTGAAATGACAATCAAGGGAAAAGGAGGACACACTTCAGAACCCCACAGGGCCGTTGATACAATTTTGGCGGCTTCCGCCTTGATACAAAGCCTTCAGACTTTACAGACAAGAGAAAATAACCCTCTGAATCCCTTGACAATTATGGTTGGAAAAATAAACGGGGGAACAGGAAGAAATATTATTTCCGACAAAGTAGAAATGGGGGGCACCATAAGATTTCATTTTCCCAATGAAAAGACAGAAAAAAAGGAACTTATGGATAAATTTCAAAGAGTTATAAAGGGTGTATGCGAAACTTACGGTACGGAGTATGAGATAAAATTTATCCCCAGCAATCCTACATTAATGAATGACGAGAAAATAATTCAAACTGTCAGAAAAGCCGCTATGGAGGTCTATGGAAAAGAAGACGCCATCGTTGAATACAGGTGTATGGCAGGGGAGGATTTTGCGGAATTTTCCCAGCGGGTACCCAGTGCTTTTTATTTTGTGGGAACGGGAAATAAAGAGAAGAAAACGGATTTTCCCCATCACCACCCGTCCTTTAATATTGATGAGGATTCTTTGGCTCTTGGAGTAGAAATGCATATTAAATCCCTATTGGGATATTTTGATTCGGTTCATTTATAG
- a CDS encoding M24 family metallopeptidase: MEKTLYFTKEEYANRISHVKAEMLLRGIDVLLVTDPANMNYLSGFDGWSFYVHQCLLIFIDQDEPVWIGRGQDSNAARLMTYLSDENIYSYTDDHVHSLTKHPMDYVAKIIEEKGYGKKTIATETDSYYYTAKCQERLETGLKNAKFKDGHNIVNWVKIVKSDAEIEYIKKAAKIAEKAMEAAFNAIDVGIRQCDAAAKIYEAQISGMPEYGGDYSAIIPLIPAGVRTSTPHLSWTDEQYKNNETVILELSGCYRRYHCPLARTLILGEAPQKVKDLADVVVEGINTTLDFIKPGVTCEEIERTWAGSIAKSGFIKDSRVGYSFGLNYPPDWGEHTVSLRPGDKTILKPNMTLHFMPGIWLDDCGVEISEPIRVTEKGCEPLTNYPRRLLVK, from the coding sequence ATGGAAAAAACTCTTTATTTTACGAAAGAAGAATATGCAAACCGCATAAGTCATGTAAAAGCTGAAATGCTCTTAAGGGGAATAGACGTGCTTTTAGTTACGGACCCTGCCAATATGAATTATCTGTCAGGGTTTGACGGATGGTCCTTTTATGTTCACCAGTGCCTGCTTATTTTTATAGACCAAGATGAGCCTGTATGGATAGGCCGGGGGCAGGATTCCAATGCCGCAAGGCTCATGACCTATTTATCCGATGAAAATATCTATTCCTATACCGATGACCACGTACATTCTCTTACGAAGCACCCGATGGATTATGTGGCAAAAATAATAGAAGAAAAAGGATATGGCAAAAAGACCATAGCCACCGAAACAGACTCTTATTACTACACGGCAAAATGCCAGGAAAGGCTTGAAACGGGCCTTAAGAACGCCAAGTTTAAAGACGGTCATAATATCGTAAACTGGGTAAAAATCGTAAAATCCGATGCGGAAATAGAGTACATAAAAAAGGCGGCTAAAATAGCTGAAAAGGCTATGGAAGCGGCATTTAACGCAATAGATGTAGGTATAAGGCAATGCGACGCCGCCGCAAAAATATACGAGGCTCAAATAAGCGGCATGCCGGAATACGGCGGAGACTATTCCGCAATTATACCCTTAATCCCTGCCGGCGTAAGAACTTCAACTCCGCATTTGAGCTGGACAGACGAGCAATATAAAAATAACGAAACGGTTATTTTGGAATTATCCGGCTGCTACAGAAGATACCACTGCCCGCTGGCAAGAACCTTAATATTGGGAGAAGCTCCTCAAAAGGTAAAGGATTTAGCCGATGTGGTTGTAGAGGGTATCAATACCACACTTGATTTTATAAAGCCTGGCGTTACATGCGAGGAAATAGAAAGAACCTGGGCAGGCTCCATAGCAAAAAGCGGATTTATCAAGGACTCCCGCGTGGGGTATTCCTTCGGGCTTAACTATCCTCCAGATTGGGGCGAACACACCGTAAGCCTAAGGCCTGGAGATAAAACAATTCTTAAGCCGAATATGACTTTGCATTTTATGCCGGGTATATGGCTTGACGACTGCGGCGTTGAAATAAGTGAACCTATCAGGGTTACAGAAAAAGGCTGTGAGCCTTTGACAAATTATCCAAGAAGACTTCTTGTGAAATAA
- a CDS encoding ABC transporter ATP-binding protein, translated as MLQINDVYAGYGKLEILHGININVKKGEIVTIIGNNGAGKTTSLRALCGLVNVFKGNIKFKDEDITNIPAHNIVAKGLVMVPEGRHIFTKLTVRENLNMGGYLQKDKQEFMKDLEMVYGIFPRLKEREKQSGGSLSGGEQQMLAMARAMLSRPELLVLDEPSMGLAPQMIEKILETTVEINKKGTTVLLVEQNAFLALQIASRAYVLETGMISVSGDSKDLLADESIRKAYLGDN; from the coding sequence GTGTTACAAATTAATGATGTCTACGCCGGTTATGGAAAGCTTGAAATTCTCCACGGAATCAATATAAACGTTAAAAAAGGAGAAATCGTAACGATTATAGGCAATAACGGAGCAGGGAAAACAACCTCCTTAAGAGCGTTATGCGGCCTTGTAAATGTGTTTAAGGGAAATATTAAATTTAAAGACGAAGATATTACAAACATACCGGCCCATAATATTGTGGCCAAGGGCCTTGTCATGGTTCCTGAAGGAAGGCATATTTTTACAAAGCTTACCGTAAGGGAGAACCTAAACATGGGGGGCTATCTGCAAAAGGATAAGCAGGAATTTATGAAGGACCTTGAAATGGTATACGGCATATTCCCAAGGCTTAAGGAAAGGGAAAAGCAAAGCGGCGGTTCTCTTTCGGGAGGCGAACAGCAGATGCTTGCCATGGCAAGGGCAATGCTTTCAAGGCCGGAGCTTCTGGTTCTTGATGAGCCTTCTATGGGTCTTGCTCCCCAGATGATAGAAAAAATACTGGAGACAACCGTTGAAATAAATAAAAAAGGCACTACGGTTCTTTTAGTTGAACAAAATGCTTTTCTTGCTTTGCAGATAGCATCAAGGGCCTATGTACTTGAAACGGGTATGATAAGCGTATCGGGAGACAGTAAGGACCTTCTTGCCGACGAATCTATCAGAAAAGCTTATTTAGGAGATAATTAA